A genomic region of Balaenoptera acutorostrata chromosome 4, mBalAcu1.1, whole genome shotgun sequence contains the following coding sequences:
- the CCNL1 gene encoding cyclin-L1 isoform X2, with amino-acid sequence MASGPHPTATAAAAASSAAPSAGGSSSGTTTTTTTTTGGILIGDRLYSEVSLTIDHSLIPEERLSPTPSMQDGLDLPSETDLRILGCELIQAAGILLRLPQVAMATGQVLFHRFFYSKSFVKHSFEIVAMACINLASKIEEAPRRIRDVINVFHYLRQLRGKRTPSPLILDQNYINTKNQVIKAERRVLKELGFCVHVKHPHKIIVMYLQVLECERNQTLVQTAWNYMNDSLRTNVFVRFQPETIACACIYLAARALQIPLPTRPHWFLLFGTTEEEIQEICIETLRLYTRKKPNYELLEKEVEKRKVALQEAKLKAKGLNPDGTPALSTLGGFSPASKPSSPREVKAEEKSPISINVKTVKKEPEDRQQASKSPYNGYNNRRSRSGTYSSRSRSRSRSHSESPRRHHNHGSPHLKAKHTRDDLKSSNRHGHKRKKSRSRSQSKSRDHSDAVKKHRHERGHHRDRRERSRSFERSHKGKHHGGSRSGHGRHRR; translated from the exons ATGGCGTCCGGGCCTCACCCCACCGCgaccgctgccgccgccgcctcctcggCCGCCCCGAGTGCGGGCGGCTCCAGCTCCGGCACGACGACCACGACGACGACCACGACGGGAGGGATCCTAATCGGCGACCGCCTGTACTCGGAAGTTTCGCTCACCATCGACCACTCGCTGATACCGGAGGAGCGGCTCTCGCCCACCCCGTCCATGCAGGACGGGCTCGACCTGCCCAGCGAGACGGACTTGCGCATCCTGGGCTGCGAGCTCATCCAGGCCGCCGGCATTCTCCTTCGGCTGCCGCAG GTGGCGATGGCAACGGGGCAGGTGTTGTTTCATCGTTTTTTCTATTCCAAATCTTTCGTCAAGCACAGTTTCGAG ATTGTTGCCATGGCTTGTATTAATCTTGCATCAAAAATCGAAGAAGCGCCTAGAAGAATAAGAGATGTGATTAATGTATTTCACTACCTACGCCAGTTAAGAGGAAAAAG GACTCCAAGCCCCCTGATCCTTGATCAGAACTACATTAACACCAAAAATCAAGTTATCAAGGCAGAGAGGAGGGTGCTAAAGGAGTTGGGATTTTGTGTTCATGTCAAGCATCCCCATAAG ATCATTGTTATGTATTTACAAGTCTTAGAATGTGAACGTAATCAAACCCTGGTTCAAACTGCCTG gaaTTACATGAATGACAGTCTTCGAACCAATGTATTTGTTCGATTTCAACCAGAGACTATAGCATGTGCTTGCATCTACCTTGCAGCTAGAGCTCTTCAG ATTCCATTGCCAACTCGTCCCCAttggtttcttctttttggtACTACTGAAGAGGAGATCCAGGAAATCTGCATAGAAACGCTCAGGCTTTATACCAGAAAAAAG CCAAACTATGAATTGCTGgaaaaagaagtagagaaaagaaaagtggCCTTACAAGAAGCCAAATTAAAAGCAAAGGGATTGAATCCCGATGGAACTCCAGCCCTTTCAACCCTTGGTGGATTTTCTCCAGCCTCCAAACCAT catcaCCAAGAGAAGTAAAAGCTGAAGAGAAGTCCCCGATCTCCATTAATGTGAAGACAGTCAAAAAAGAACCTGAGGATAGACAACAGGCTTCCAAAAGCCCTTACAATGG TTATAATAATAGGCGGAGTCGATCTGGAACATACAGCTCGAGATCAAGAAGCAGGTCCCGCAGTCACAGTGAAAGCCCAAGAAGACATCACAATCATGGTTCTCCTCACCTTAAAGCCAAGCATACCAGAGATGATTTAAAAAGTTCAAATAGACATGgtcataaaaggaaaaagtctCGCTCTCGATCTCAGAGCAAGTCTCGGGATCACTCAGACGCTGTCAAGAAACACAGGCATGAAAGGGGACACCATAGGGACAGGCGTGAAAGATCTCGCTCCTTTGAGAGGTCTCATAAAGGCAAGCACCATGGTGGCAGTCGCTCAGGACATGGCAGGCACAGGCGCTGA
- the CCNL1 gene encoding cyclin-L1 isoform X1, producing the protein MASGPHPTATAAAAASSAAPSAGGSSSGTTTTTTTTTGGILIGDRLYSEVSLTIDHSLIPEERLSPTPSMQDGLDLPSETDLRILGCELIQAAGILLRLPQVAMATGQVLFHRFFYSKSFVKHSFEIVAMACINLASKIEEAPRRIRDVINVFHYLRQLRGKRTPSPLILDQNYINTKNQVIKAERRVLKELGFCVHVKHPHKIIVMYLQVLECERNQTLVQTAWNYMNDSLRTNVFVRFQPETIACACIYLAARALQIPLPTRPHWFLLFGTTEEEIQEICIETLRLYTRKKPNYELLEKEVEKRKVALQEAKLKAKGLNPDGTPALSTLGGFSPASKPSSPREVKAEEKSPISINVKTVKKEPEDRQQASKSPYNGVRKDSKRSRNSRSASRSRSRTRSRSRSHTPRRHYNNRRSRSGTYSSRSRSRSRSHSESPRRHHNHGSPHLKAKHTRDDLKSSNRHGHKRKKSRSRSQSKSRDHSDAVKKHRHERGHHRDRRERSRSFERSHKGKHHGGSRSGHGRHRR; encoded by the exons ATGGCGTCCGGGCCTCACCCCACCGCgaccgctgccgccgccgcctcctcggCCGCCCCGAGTGCGGGCGGCTCCAGCTCCGGCACGACGACCACGACGACGACCACGACGGGAGGGATCCTAATCGGCGACCGCCTGTACTCGGAAGTTTCGCTCACCATCGACCACTCGCTGATACCGGAGGAGCGGCTCTCGCCCACCCCGTCCATGCAGGACGGGCTCGACCTGCCCAGCGAGACGGACTTGCGCATCCTGGGCTGCGAGCTCATCCAGGCCGCCGGCATTCTCCTTCGGCTGCCGCAG GTGGCGATGGCAACGGGGCAGGTGTTGTTTCATCGTTTTTTCTATTCCAAATCTTTCGTCAAGCACAGTTTCGAG ATTGTTGCCATGGCTTGTATTAATCTTGCATCAAAAATCGAAGAAGCGCCTAGAAGAATAAGAGATGTGATTAATGTATTTCACTACCTACGCCAGTTAAGAGGAAAAAG GACTCCAAGCCCCCTGATCCTTGATCAGAACTACATTAACACCAAAAATCAAGTTATCAAGGCAGAGAGGAGGGTGCTAAAGGAGTTGGGATTTTGTGTTCATGTCAAGCATCCCCATAAG ATCATTGTTATGTATTTACAAGTCTTAGAATGTGAACGTAATCAAACCCTGGTTCAAACTGCCTG gaaTTACATGAATGACAGTCTTCGAACCAATGTATTTGTTCGATTTCAACCAGAGACTATAGCATGTGCTTGCATCTACCTTGCAGCTAGAGCTCTTCAG ATTCCATTGCCAACTCGTCCCCAttggtttcttctttttggtACTACTGAAGAGGAGATCCAGGAAATCTGCATAGAAACGCTCAGGCTTTATACCAGAAAAAAG CCAAACTATGAATTGCTGgaaaaagaagtagagaaaagaaaagtggCCTTACAAGAAGCCAAATTAAAAGCAAAGGGATTGAATCCCGATGGAACTCCAGCCCTTTCAACCCTTGGTGGATTTTCTCCAGCCTCCAAACCAT catcaCCAAGAGAAGTAAAAGCTGAAGAGAAGTCCCCGATCTCCATTAATGTGAAGACAGTCAAAAAAGAACCTGAGGATAGACAACAGGCTTCCAAAAGCCCTTACAATGG tgtaagaaAAGACAGCAAGAGAAGTAGAAATAGCAGAAGTGCAAGTCGATCAAGGTCAAGAACACGATCACGTTCTAGATCACATACTCCAAGAAGACA TTATAATAATAGGCGGAGTCGATCTGGAACATACAGCTCGAGATCAAGAAGCAGGTCCCGCAGTCACAGTGAAAGCCCAAGAAGACATCACAATCATGGTTCTCCTCACCTTAAAGCCAAGCATACCAGAGATGATTTAAAAAGTTCAAATAGACATGgtcataaaaggaaaaagtctCGCTCTCGATCTCAGAGCAAGTCTCGGGATCACTCAGACGCTGTCAAGAAACACAGGCATGAAAGGGGACACCATAGGGACAGGCGTGAAAGATCTCGCTCCTTTGAGAGGTCTCATAAAGGCAAGCACCATGGTGGCAGTCGCTCAGGACATGGCAGGCACAGGCGCTGA